One stretch of Oceanipulchritudo coccoides DNA includes these proteins:
- a CDS encoding TIGR03790 family protein yields the protein MLSIPHKLLTLGAVSIIGFIAGAGAQEVDPATVVVVANKSVKGSVKVAKAYQALRNIPENNLILIRTEETERITREAYIETIHNPLLEELLDRGLLDALPGKKDEFGRKTVSVLKNPLRYMVLCYGVPSHILKKPVEELDDLNLRRSALTGVYLSLVDQFSEGLMARNEASVDGELALLLKRDMPMNGFVPNPLFNRPPNGPTQDIIRVTRLDGPSEKAVLRMLDNSRRGEALGLKGRAYVDEDGRKGPYEEGNTWMANTALVFKTLGFDLDHDTARKTFPAEARFDAPVLYAGWYAGNITGPFTLPGFTFPPGAVAAHLHSFSAKSIRSPNRGWVGPMVERGVSATFGNVAEPYLKFTHRFDLFFAALGNGWTLADAAYFALPALSWQAVTIGDPLYRPFAVSLDTQLENTGDATQILSDQYVVLRKMNRLLEAGETKEAVRTAGRGMQKTPGAALGLGRARLLEEQGKTDAALRALSFLAQLDPMDSMEWGLYAELGETLNRLGDTKNAFRIFEKLEAIKMPEKVKLAFLRRGIPIAEDAGRADISVDWRVRVTPPPPPPPPPESE from the coding sequence ATGTTATCAATCCCCCACAAGCTCTTGACCCTCGGTGCCGTCTCCATCATTGGATTCATCGCGGGCGCAGGCGCACAGGAAGTGGATCCAGCCACTGTGGTCGTCGTTGCCAACAAATCAGTCAAGGGATCCGTCAAGGTGGCGAAAGCCTACCAGGCCTTGAGGAATATTCCGGAAAACAATCTGATTCTAATCCGGACGGAAGAAACAGAGCGCATAACTCGCGAGGCTTATATCGAGACAATACACAATCCCCTGCTGGAGGAGTTGCTGGATCGCGGGCTCCTCGATGCCCTTCCCGGTAAAAAGGACGAATTCGGGCGGAAAACTGTCAGTGTATTGAAAAATCCGCTACGCTACATGGTCCTTTGTTACGGCGTGCCTTCCCATATCCTGAAAAAACCGGTTGAGGAATTGGACGATCTGAACCTTCGCAGAAGTGCCCTCACGGGTGTTTACCTTTCTCTCGTCGACCAATTCTCAGAGGGCCTCATGGCGAGGAACGAAGCCTCCGTTGACGGGGAGCTCGCTCTCCTGCTCAAGCGCGACATGCCCATGAACGGTTTTGTCCCCAACCCTCTATTTAACCGTCCTCCCAATGGGCCAACACAGGATATTATCCGGGTGACCCGTTTGGATGGGCCGTCTGAAAAAGCGGTTTTGCGGATGCTCGACAACTCGCGCCGGGGAGAGGCCCTTGGCCTCAAGGGGCGAGCCTATGTCGATGAAGACGGAAGAAAAGGCCCGTATGAGGAAGGCAACACCTGGATGGCCAACACGGCCCTGGTTTTCAAGACGCTCGGGTTTGATCTCGATCACGACACTGCCCGCAAGACCTTTCCCGCGGAGGCACGGTTTGACGCACCGGTTCTTTATGCAGGTTGGTATGCCGGTAATATCACCGGGCCCTTCACCCTTCCGGGTTTCACCTTCCCGCCTGGCGCCGTGGCTGCGCATTTGCACAGTTTTTCCGCCAAGAGCATCCGATCCCCGAACCGTGGCTGGGTCGGGCCGATGGTGGAGCGTGGTGTCAGTGCAACCTTTGGTAACGTTGCCGAACCATACTTGAAATTCACCCATCGCTTTGACCTCTTTTTTGCGGCACTGGGGAATGGCTGGACTCTCGCCGACGCAGCCTATTTCGCACTTCCCGCATTGAGTTGGCAGGCCGTGACCATCGGGGATCCGCTCTACCGGCCGTTTGCGGTCTCGCTGGATACCCAACTGGAGAACACGGGCGACGCCACGCAAATCCTCAGCGACCAGTATGTCGTCCTCAGGAAGATGAACCGGCTCCTTGAAGCAGGGGAAACAAAGGAAGCGGTCCGGACAGCAGGTCGTGGGATGCAGAAAACGCCTGGAGCCGCCCTCGGCCTCGGTCGGGCCCGCTTGCTTGAAGAACAGGGAAAGACTGATGCCGCCTTGCGGGCCCTTTCATTTCTAGCCCAGTTGGACCCGATGGATTCCATGGAATGGGGACTTTACGCCGAGCTCGGGGAGACCCTGAACCGTCTTGGCGATACAAAAAATGCCTTTCGCATCTTCGAAAAACTGGAAGCAATCAAAATGCCGGAAAAAGTGAAACTGGCCTTTTTGAGACGGGGAATTCCCATTGCGGAGGACGCCGGCCGGGCTGATATTTCCGTCGACTGGCGCGTACGGGTGACACCGCCACCGCCGCCACCACCACCGCCTGAAAGCGAATAA
- a CDS encoding fluoride efflux transporter FluC, which yields MSFLALILIGLGGALGALLRAFAGRCIKSPFPWATLLVNIAGSFLLAVAYTALPHDAELARALVGAGFCGAFTTFSTFILETVILAKTGNYRDAGLYLSLTLCLCCLASWGGFYLMA from the coding sequence ATGAGTTTCCTGGCATTGATCCTGATCGGTCTCGGCGGGGCTCTCGGGGCCCTTCTGCGCGCCTTTGCCGGACGGTGTATCAAATCGCCGTTTCCATGGGCAACCCTGTTGGTCAACATCGCGGGATCGTTCCTCCTCGCCGTTGCCTACACGGCCCTCCCCCATGACGCTGAGCTGGCCCGAGCGCTTGTGGGGGCCGGCTTCTGTGGTGCTTTCACCACCTTTTCCACCTTTATCCTGGAAACAGTCATCCTTGCTAAAACGGGAAATTACCGGGATGCGGGCCTCTACCTTTCATTGACCCTGTGCCTTTGTTGCCTTGCCTCATGGGGCGGCTTTTATTTGATGGCCTAA
- a CDS encoding CrcB family protein has protein sequence MKTPRLSLMDICYIGLGGMLGSLLRSWVGFGFEGDFPVPTMLVNILGACALAVLHATQHRIHAQGRYLYMVGFCGSFTTVSLFSYETLQLAQNGAFLQALLNILVPVICALALTVWIISRLDRREEASQ, from the coding sequence GTGAAAACACCCCGCCTCAGTCTGATGGACATTTGTTATATCGGGCTCGGGGGGATGTTGGGTTCACTCTTGCGCAGTTGGGTCGGTTTTGGATTTGAGGGGGACTTTCCCGTTCCCACCATGCTGGTCAATATCCTGGGCGCATGCGCACTCGCTGTCCTTCATGCAACACAGCACAGGATTCATGCGCAGGGCCGTTACTTGTATATGGTCGGTTTTTGCGGGAGCTTCACTACTGTATCCCTTTTCTCCTACGAAACCCTTCAATTGGCCCAAAACGGGGCGTTCCTGCAGGCCCTGTTGAACATTCTTGTCCCCGTTATCTGCGCACTTGCCTTAACCGTTTGGATTATAAGCCGTCTGGACCGTCGGGAGGAAGCTTCGCAATGA
- a CDS encoding N-acetylmuramoyl-L-alanine amidase family protein: MAFGLLVSFLKRIHREGVVALLAIFFVCIPLCALELNGVNHLQLDEIGAKLGMQSRWVEKGKIKELKSEWTRLRFELHKREMIVNGLRVHLGFPVAGSRGKLYLSETDFRHQIQPILTPQVFGKPPGFHHIIIDAGHGGTDPGAENPALKLREKSLTLDLAKRLKAQLEKAGYKVTLTRSGDRLIALPERALMANRLKGDLFLSLHFNASGKSSVHGVETYAFTPLLQPSTSRGKLHPSDRKSYPGNKHDPWNELLGFYVQRSLKETLPSPDRGLKRARFTVLRDLNMPGLLIEGGFVSHSQEGRNIGSAAYREKIARAIASGLATFEKTANRLKGKAQ; this comes from the coding sequence ATGGCCTTCGGATTGCTTGTCTCTTTTTTAAAGCGAATTCACCGCGAGGGAGTTGTTGCCTTGCTGGCTATTTTCTTTGTCTGCATCCCTTTGTGCGCCCTTGAGCTGAACGGGGTGAACCACCTCCAACTGGATGAGATTGGGGCAAAGCTCGGGATGCAATCCCGCTGGGTGGAAAAGGGGAAGATCAAGGAACTCAAGTCCGAGTGGACACGCCTTCGTTTCGAATTGCACAAGCGCGAAATGATCGTGAATGGCCTGCGGGTCCATCTGGGATTTCCTGTCGCGGGGTCGCGGGGCAAGTTGTATCTCAGTGAAACAGACTTTCGCCACCAAATACAGCCGATCCTGACACCTCAGGTTTTTGGAAAACCGCCGGGCTTTCATCACATCATTATTGATGCCGGACACGGCGGCACTGATCCGGGTGCGGAAAATCCTGCCCTGAAATTGCGTGAGAAGTCCCTCACTCTCGATCTTGCCAAACGCCTCAAGGCCCAACTGGAAAAGGCTGGCTACAAAGTCACCCTGACCCGTTCCGGTGACCGGCTGATTGCCCTGCCGGAGCGTGCCCTAATGGCCAACCGGTTGAAGGGTGATCTCTTTCTCTCGCTTCACTTCAACGCCTCCGGAAAATCCTCCGTTCACGGTGTCGAAACCTATGCCTTTACGCCGCTGCTGCAGCCCTCCACTTCCCGGGGCAAATTGCACCCGAGCGACCGCAAAAGCTATCCGGGCAACAAACATGATCCGTGGAATGAGCTATTGGGATTCTATGTGCAACGCAGCCTCAAGGAGACCTTGCCCTCCCCGGATCGCGGGCTAAAACGCGCCCGCTTCACAGTCTTGCGCGACTTGAACATGCCCGGGCTCCTTATTGAAGGGGGATTTGTCTCGCATTCACAGGAAGGAAGAAACATCGGGTCAGCCGCTTACCGTGAAAAAATCGCCCGGGCAATCGCCAGCGGCCTCGCTACATTTGAGAAAACGGCCAATCGCCTGAAGGGGAAAGCCCAGTGA
- the infC gene encoding translation initiation factor IF-3, protein MPKPYSGGRGRRNHGNYVRKNERIRAREVRLIGSDGSQIGVVSRDDALAAAKKMGLDLVEISASARPPVCRILDFGKYMYEQSKRQKENKAKGSSTSKIKEVKFRVRTEEHDYMTKLRHGEEFLYKGNKLKLSLMFRGRENEHKDLGLEVVAKAAKDLSHVGQADGTPKLSGRHVNLIMTPLPVAKRTLKFNESVSAQPPEEE, encoded by the coding sequence ATGCCGAAACCATACTCTGGAGGCCGTGGTCGTCGTAACCACGGTAATTACGTTAGAAAAAATGAGCGCATCCGTGCACGCGAAGTGCGTTTGATCGGAAGCGATGGATCGCAAATAGGGGTTGTCTCACGGGACGATGCCTTGGCAGCCGCCAAAAAGATGGGCCTGGACCTCGTGGAAATCAGTGCGAGCGCCCGTCCACCGGTTTGCCGGATTCTCGATTTTGGCAAGTACATGTACGAGCAGTCCAAGCGCCAAAAGGAAAACAAGGCGAAAGGCTCATCCACCTCCAAGATCAAGGAAGTCAAATTCCGCGTGAGGACGGAGGAGCATGATTACATGACGAAGCTCCGCCATGGGGAGGAGTTTTTGTACAAGGGCAACAAGCTCAAATTGAGTCTAATGTTCAGGGGTCGTGAAAACGAGCACAAGGACCTTGGGCTCGAAGTTGTCGCCAAAGCCGCAAAGGACTTGAGCCACGTGGGTCAAGCAGACGGTACTCCGAAACTCAGCGGGCGCCATGTCAACCTGATCATGACTCCGCTCCCCGTCGCAAAGCGCACCCTGAAGTTCAACGAATCCGTATCCGCCCAGCCACCTGAGGAGGAGTAA
- a CDS encoding ClpP family protease gives MQFRPTANDETDQNDSPKKLPLSEMMKRKFLEERKIFFWGEVNDKSARVATEELLYLEASDPGKEITLYLNSPGGSITAGMAVYDTMMLITSPIKVVVVGLAASMGSIFLCGGTKGKRFVYPHSRVLIHQPLIMGTMRGAAVDIHIQAQEMEKLREEMNKILSDSSGQPIEQIQKDTDRDFYLNAQEAIDYGLADAIVEKIDD, from the coding sequence ATGCAATTCCGTCCAACAGCAAACGACGAGACCGATCAAAACGATTCTCCAAAGAAACTGCCGCTATCCGAAATGATGAAGCGCAAGTTTCTGGAGGAGCGTAAAATCTTCTTTTGGGGCGAAGTGAACGACAAGTCCGCTCGCGTCGCCACGGAGGAGCTGCTTTATCTGGAAGCCAGCGACCCGGGCAAGGAAATCACCCTGTACCTGAACAGCCCCGGCGGCTCAATCACCGCAGGAATGGCCGTTTACGACACGATGATGCTGATCACCAGCCCGATCAAGGTCGTCGTCGTGGGCCTGGCCGCCAGCATGGGATCAATCTTCCTTTGCGGAGGCACCAAGGGAAAGCGCTTTGTCTACCCGCATTCCAGGGTGCTGATACACCAACCCCTCATCATGGGCACCATGCGCGGGGCGGCCGTTGATATCCATATCCAGGCACAGGAAATGGAAAAACTCCGCGAGGAAATGAACAAGATTTTGTCTGACTCGAGCGGCCAGCCGATTGAGCAAATCCAAAAGGATACGGACCGTGACTTTTATCTCAATGCGCAGGAGGCCATCGATTACGGCCTTGCTGACGCGATTGTTGAAAAAATAGATGACTGA
- a CDS encoding polyprenyl synthetase family protein, with the protein MESLDKTYQRYQNQVETGLSALLPKVDVAPGAIHEAMRYCLDAGGKRLRPVLLLAAADLYPQKADPLPAAVAIECLHTYSLVHDDLPSMDNSPLRRGKPSAHVQFDEATAILAGDALLTEAFRLLAFHYEEQPACCVALMKCLSEAADSRHLIGGQVVDTLSENTTISADELNYIHQHKTADLITSALLMGLHLTEAPAEAFELLERAGQSIGLAFQIIDDILDATSTADVLGKTVGNDARQAKNTYVSIHGLEASRKAAQEATMLAIEACHSLPGTKADFLVGVIRKLEHRLN; encoded by the coding sequence ATGGAGTCCTTGGACAAAACTTACCAGCGCTATCAGAACCAGGTTGAGACTGGCCTGAGCGCCCTTCTGCCCAAAGTGGACGTAGCACCGGGCGCTATTCATGAGGCTATGCGCTATTGTCTGGATGCGGGCGGAAAACGGCTTCGCCCGGTCCTGCTGCTTGCTGCTGCGGATCTCTATCCCCAAAAGGCCGATCCTCTCCCGGCAGCTGTGGCCATTGAATGCCTGCATACCTATTCGCTCGTGCATGATGACTTGCCGAGCATGGACAACAGCCCATTGCGCCGCGGTAAGCCATCCGCACATGTCCAATTTGACGAGGCAACCGCCATTCTGGCCGGGGACGCCCTTCTCACAGAGGCCTTCCGCCTTCTCGCCTTTCACTACGAAGAACAGCCGGCGTGCTGCGTCGCGCTGATGAAATGCCTTTCTGAAGCGGCTGACAGCCGGCACCTCATTGGTGGCCAGGTTGTCGACACCCTCTCGGAAAACACGACCATTTCAGCCGACGAGCTGAATTATATCCACCAGCACAAGACTGCCGACTTGATCACCTCGGCCCTCCTGATGGGACTTCATTTGACCGAGGCTCCCGCAGAGGCGTTCGAGCTGCTTGAAAGGGCCGGTCAATCCATCGGTCTGGCATTTCAAATCATCGATGATATTCTCGACGCCACCTCCACTGCGGACGTTCTCGGAAAAACGGTCGGCAACGATGCCCGGCAGGCCAAGAACACATACGTCTCCATTCACGGTCTGGAAGCCAGCCGGAAGGCAGCCCAAGAGGCCACCATGCTCGCTATTGAAGCTTGCCATTCCCTCCCCGGCACCAAGGCGGATTTCCTCGTGGGCGTAATCCGCAAACTGGAGCATCGCCTGAATTAA
- a CDS encoding DUF4013 domain-containing protein: MENMEKVTWRIWESPGIGRSLLIGGLLFYVPILNFLLLGYYGRWARRLILREGMDLPEWSEGRKILEELVRVIVPVVVWLAIPFALAGLLGWAISGLFHLLYLDIFAATVSWLPVALVALIAPPCLVASLIRLYRNNSIRESIDVHGVLHFTINRLRRCLFPMLQFYGILAVGWPLIGFAAFLATLPLLAQLILVMRPKDSGLQSPVF; encoded by the coding sequence ATGGAGAATATGGAAAAAGTCACATGGCGGATTTGGGAAAGTCCGGGGATCGGGCGTTCGCTTCTTATCGGCGGACTGCTGTTTTATGTCCCGATACTGAATTTTCTTCTATTGGGCTATTACGGGCGCTGGGCGAGGCGCCTCATTCTACGGGAAGGGATGGACCTGCCGGAATGGTCGGAGGGCCGCAAGATTCTGGAGGAGCTGGTCCGGGTCATTGTCCCGGTCGTTGTCTGGCTGGCTATTCCGTTTGCCCTTGCGGGTCTTCTCGGTTGGGCCATCTCGGGATTGTTTCATCTGCTGTATCTCGACATCTTTGCCGCGACCGTATCCTGGCTCCCCGTGGCTTTGGTGGCCCTCATTGCACCCCCTTGCCTGGTCGCCTCCCTCATCCGTCTATACCGGAACAATTCAATCCGCGAGAGTATCGATGTCCACGGGGTGCTGCACTTCACCATCAACCGGCTCCGTCGATGCCTTTTCCCAATGCTCCAGTTTTATGGCATTCTGGCCGTTGGTTGGCCCCTGATCGGATTTGCGGCTTTTCTTGCCACCTTGCCGCTGCTGGCCCAGCTCATTCTGGTCATGCGCCCGAAGGATAGTGGCTTGCAAAGCCCCGTTTTTTAA
- a CDS encoding FmdB family zinc ribbon protein produces MPTYEYTCQQCGHDLEVFQRMSDDPLQDCPECQTPSLKRKIGLGAGIIFKGGGFYETDFKDRKGQPKESSPGPDKSKKADDKSGASSEKKSSASSSEASAS; encoded by the coding sequence ATGCCCACATACGAGTACACATGCCAACAATGCGGTCACGACCTGGAGGTTTTTCAGAGGATGTCGGATGATCCATTGCAAGACTGTCCTGAGTGCCAGACCCCTTCGCTGAAGCGCAAGATCGGGCTTGGAGCCGGTATCATCTTCAAGGGGGGCGGTTTCTACGAGACCGACTTCAAGGACCGGAAGGGCCAACCGAAAGAAAGCTCACCTGGCCCGGATAAATCAAAGAAAGCGGATGATAAAAGCGGAGCCTCAAGCGAAAAAAAGAGCTCCGCCTCCAGCAGCGAGGCATCTGCCAGTTAA
- a CDS encoding glycosyltransferase family 4 protein: MHDPVSPPPHRVVLIFTSFPVLSETFLQREVQCFQSAGLTMELVSLWGGESEWNGLPVHRSGFFGALAGLLWLPYWLIKKPGTLCFFLGQLWKPRSSGCLNWVENLLGFSYAMRTAKYWTALRATHYHAVWASAPGMAAWALHKFSGIPFSVSGHAYDLYEKGGDGWLERKAGEAEWIRTSTDAGRLRWEEKGAEKDKVIVVRRGLPELPPWNQPLPVSTPYRLLSVGRMVEKMGFDRQIPLFLELKEAGIPFSVEWIGDGPERNSLEKAVQEAGLADFVTFRGRLPFSEVELAYQKNQIFIFTGRIDSRGDRAGLPNAVAEAMAWGLLVFATDVGAVREAIDDGSNGIVWANEPEASIMIQACKDPILQDLLRTRARKWTEAHYQIAHNLGPLIARFELVTFSTSVG, encoded by the coding sequence ATGCATGACCCCGTTTCGCCACCCCCGCATCGGGTGGTCTTAATCTTCACGTCCTTTCCCGTCCTCTCGGAAACATTCCTTCAGAGGGAGGTACAATGCTTCCAGTCGGCTGGCCTGACGATGGAGCTGGTTTCCCTTTGGGGTGGAGAAAGTGAGTGGAATGGGCTTCCCGTGCACAGAAGCGGCTTTTTTGGCGCACTGGCGGGGTTGTTATGGCTGCCGTATTGGCTGATCAAGAAGCCCGGGACCTTGTGTTTTTTCCTGGGTCAACTTTGGAAGCCGAGGTCTTCCGGGTGCCTGAACTGGGTGGAAAACCTGCTTGGATTCAGCTATGCCATGCGCACGGCAAAATATTGGACTGCCCTCAGGGCCACCCACTACCATGCTGTGTGGGCTTCTGCCCCGGGGATGGCCGCATGGGCCCTGCACAAATTTTCCGGGATTCCGTTTTCTGTCAGCGGACATGCGTATGACTTGTACGAAAAAGGCGGTGATGGGTGGCTTGAGCGGAAGGCTGGGGAAGCTGAATGGATTCGCACCTCTACCGATGCGGGTCGTCTCCGCTGGGAGGAAAAGGGTGCTGAAAAGGACAAAGTGATTGTTGTTCGGCGTGGCCTGCCCGAGCTGCCGCCGTGGAACCAACCTCTTCCCGTCTCCACGCCATATCGCCTGCTCAGCGTCGGGCGGATGGTCGAGAAAATGGGCTTTGACCGGCAGATTCCACTGTTCCTCGAGTTGAAGGAGGCAGGAATCCCTTTTTCCGTCGAATGGATTGGGGACGGTCCCGAGCGGAATTCGCTTGAAAAAGCCGTCCAAGAGGCGGGATTGGCGGACTTTGTGACCTTTCGTGGTCGGCTTCCTTTCAGTGAGGTCGAATTGGCCTACCAAAAAAACCAGATATTCATCTTTACGGGCCGGATCGATAGCCGGGGCGACCGCGCGGGTCTTCCCAATGCGGTTGCGGAGGCCATGGCATGGGGACTATTGGTCTTTGCCACGGATGTCGGAGCGGTCCGGGAAGCGATTGATGATGGCTCAAACGGCATCGTCTGGGCCAATGAGCCAGAGGCATCCATTATGATTCAGGCTTGCAAAGATCCCATCTTACAGGACCTTCTCCGTACGCGTGCAAGAAAGTGGACTGAGGCCCATTACCAAATAGCCCACAATCTTGGCCCGCTAATTGCTCGGTTTGAGCTTGTAACTTTTTCAACATCAGTTGGTTAA
- a CDS encoding aminotransferase class I/II-fold pyridoxal phosphate-dependent enzyme, protein MPFDIGNILRPKNTILQRCQRDEGTKARLKYNPWYHHIDSQNGCRIQVDGREMLMMSSNDYLGLSNHPRVIQAGQEALQKWGSSTTGSRLANGSRSFHRDLEQQLAAFLGKEDAMVLSAGYLACMGAVSTFAEKGDLILVDRNVHSSLWSGILLSGANVERFAHNNPSDLQDILVTEDRDRPKMVVVEGVYSMEGHIAPLQELIEVCRPFNCFFVVDDAHGLGVLGDRGQGTVGYLDRTNDVDVICGSLSKSMASTGGFIAGSKTIIEYLRSHSKQTIFSAAISPTQAAAAKTSLDILQDEPEHRERLWENTRYYKRMLNQIGANIWESETPAVPIIVGNKERAYRIWKALMDEDIFTVISIPPGVPPGKDLIRTAVSAQHTFEDLERMVDVLKKSLKKV, encoded by the coding sequence ATGCCTTTTGATATCGGAAACATATTGCGTCCCAAGAACACGATCCTGCAGCGTTGCCAGCGGGATGAAGGGACGAAAGCACGCCTGAAGTACAATCCGTGGTATCACCACATCGACTCCCAGAATGGGTGCCGGATCCAAGTTGACGGGCGTGAAATGCTCATGATGAGCAGCAATGATTACCTTGGACTGAGCAATCATCCGCGGGTTATCCAGGCCGGGCAAGAGGCCCTGCAGAAGTGGGGCAGCAGCACGACTGGCTCACGACTGGCCAACGGGTCCCGATCATTTCACCGGGATCTGGAGCAGCAGCTGGCGGCCTTCCTTGGGAAAGAGGATGCCATGGTGCTCAGCGCCGGCTATCTGGCCTGCATGGGTGCGGTTTCGACCTTTGCCGAAAAGGGTGACCTCATTCTCGTCGATCGCAATGTCCACAGTTCCCTTTGGTCTGGAATTCTCCTTTCCGGGGCGAACGTGGAGCGCTTTGCCCACAATAATCCGTCGGACCTGCAGGACATTCTTGTCACGGAAGACCGTGACCGGCCGAAAATGGTGGTTGTTGAGGGGGTCTATTCGATGGAAGGACACATTGCCCCGTTGCAGGAGCTGATCGAGGTTTGCCGACCTTTCAATTGCTTTTTCGTCGTGGATGATGCCCACGGGCTCGGGGTTCTTGGTGACCGGGGGCAGGGCACGGTTGGCTACCTTGACCGGACGAATGATGTCGATGTCATCTGTGGCAGTCTCTCCAAGTCCATGGCCAGCACAGGTGGTTTTATTGCCGGATCCAAGACGATTATTGAGTACCTTCGCTCCCATTCCAAGCAGACTATTTTCAGTGCGGCAATCAGCCCGACGCAGGCCGCTGCGGCCAAGACAAGTCTTGATATCCTGCAGGACGAGCCCGAGCACCGGGAGCGCCTCTGGGAGAATACACGCTATTACAAGCGCATGTTGAACCAGATCGGGGCGAACATCTGGGAAAGCGAGACGCCTGCCGTGCCGATTATCGTTGGTAACAAGGAACGGGCCTACCGGATCTGGAAAGCTCTCATGGACGAGGATATTTTCACCGTTATCTCCATCCCGCCGGGCGTCCCACCGGGAAAGGACTTGATCCGGACGGCAGTATCCGCCCAGCACACCTTTGAGGATCTGGAGCGTATGGTGGATGTCCTCAAAAAATCCCTCAAGAAGGTTTGA
- a CDS encoding Stf0 family sulfotransferase produces the protein MKSIIICATPRSGSYLLSDLLNQRGMPFAEEWLTQFHQESRKRAYGVKDSLDYISFLKLLTARERQAGLFSMKVMFPQFYQLTQLLGESKEVPGGTFMEKLCHIFPNPAFIRVSRENKVAQAISLHKARQTGQWVKRRGEELRPAINPVYSFLGILDAFEERRRSEKLWEEFFESHPADVFEMSYEELIADKEGMLERIFNWAGLKFSPVAKSEASSGFQPMRSSINDDWIKRFEQDLERSLDDTSAPSFEGPENISISDVGLERDYIVGERYSLDVTCQPDPGSEISPVGKNNGDGWLRVSGLLSGDGFESSFEQELQLAESGAFTAKGILPMPPKAGVYSLKLVLSRRHLQVDELFSSPGVEHEVKFRHPPAREAARKLLPETRDLDDSWQYVEWFGYFLDDKFPWVYHADHEWLFIKPEPNDDGALHILDAQLGWLEVYPDRYPELRSLKDGKRWLFLKRVEDKRLFRDLSEDRDMSFETNRPEHLEKLNPGND, from the coding sequence ATGAAGTCGATTATTATCTGCGCCACCCCGAGATCCGGCAGTTATCTCCTTTCGGATCTTCTCAACCAGAGAGGGATGCCCTTCGCAGAAGAATGGCTCACGCAGTTCCACCAGGAGTCCAGAAAGCGGGCCTATGGGGTCAAGGACAGCTTGGACTACATCTCCTTTCTCAAGTTGTTGACCGCCCGGGAACGCCAGGCCGGCCTTTTCTCCATGAAGGTGATGTTTCCCCAGTTTTACCAACTGACTCAGCTTCTTGGCGAATCAAAGGAGGTGCCGGGAGGTACCTTCATGGAGAAGCTCTGCCACATATTTCCCAATCCGGCTTTTATCCGGGTTTCCCGGGAGAATAAGGTGGCCCAGGCCATTTCTCTCCACAAGGCCCGGCAAACGGGCCAATGGGTGAAGCGCAGGGGGGAGGAATTGCGGCCTGCCATCAATCCGGTTTATTCCTTCCTCGGAATATTGGACGCATTTGAGGAAAGGCGACGATCCGAAAAATTATGGGAGGAGTTCTTCGAAAGCCATCCTGCTGATGTTTTTGAGATGTCCTATGAAGAGCTCATAGCGGACAAGGAAGGGATGCTTGAGCGTATTTTCAACTGGGCGGGGCTCAAGTTCAGTCCGGTGGCAAAATCCGAGGCCTCCAGTGGATTCCAACCGATGCGTTCTTCAATAAACGATGATTGGATCAAGCGATTTGAGCAGGACCTGGAACGCTCCCTTGACGATACCTCTGCTCCCTCTTTTGAAGGGCCTGAGAACATCAGTATCTCGGATGTTGGACTTGAAAGGGATTACATCGTTGGCGAAAGGTATTCCCTGGATGTGACCTGTCAGCCAGATCCTGGAAGTGAGATATCTCCAGTCGGGAAAAATAATGGCGATGGCTGGTTGCGTGTTTCCGGTCTTCTCTCGGGAGATGGGTTTGAGTCCTCTTTTGAGCAGGAGCTACAGTTGGCGGAGTCGGGTGCCTTTACCGCAAAGGGTATCCTCCCGATGCCGCCAAAGGCAGGTGTTTATTCCCTGAAGCTGGTTCTTTCGCGCAGGCATTTGCAGGTGGATGAATTGTTCTCCTCGCCCGGGGTGGAGCATGAAGTGAAATTCAGGCATCCACCCGCCCGGGAGGCCGCGCGAAAACTACTGCCGGAGACTCGTGACCTGGATGACAGCTGGCAGTATGTCGAGTGGTTTGGGTATTTCCTCGATGACAAGTTTCCCTGGGTCTACCACGCCGATCACGAATGGCTGTTCATCAAGCCTGAGCCGAATGATGACGGGGCATTGCATATCCTTGATGCGCAGCTGGGTTGGCTGGAGGTTTATCCTGACCGGTACCCCGAGCTGCGAAGCCTTAAGGATGGCAAACGGTGGCTTTTCCTCAAACGTGTCGAGGACAAGCGTCTATTCAGGGATCTGTCGGAAGACCGGGACATGAGTTTTGAAACCAACAGGCCCGAACACCTCGAAAAACTCAATCCCGGGAATGACTAA